The Streptomyces pratensis genomic interval GCAGTCCCCCGGCGTGATGGTACGGATCCCAGTCGATCCAGGTCTTCCACTGCTCCCAAGGGTCGCCGAAGACCGCGTAGCCGTCCACACCGACATACTTCGCTCCGGAGAGCCACATCTCCGGATGCCGGACAGGATGCACGGGTGCCCCGAAGGCGGCGACCGCACCGAACAGGCCCGATACCCGGGCGGCGATTCCCAGGGCACCGAATCCGCCCTGGGACTCCCCGGCTGCCGCCCGGCTGGGCCCGGCTCCGTAGTCCCGCTCCACCAGGGGCACGACTTCACGCAGGAAGTACGTGCGCACCCGGGGAGCCCCTCCCTTGCCGTGGTTCCACCAGTCGGTCCAGAACCCGAACAGCGGCATGCCCGGCATCACCACCAGGACATCGCGCAGCTCGGCCAGTTCCTGCACCTTGAAGAGGGTCGTCCAGGTCGTGTGGTCACCGTCCCCGCCCGCCAGCAGGTAGAGAGCGGGCCAGCGGTCACCGGGGCGACGCCGGTCCCAGCCACGCGGTGTCAGCAGGGCCACGGTGCTCGGGCCGCCGAGGGCCGGGGACTCGAAGGTCAGCTCTACCAGCCTTTCGTCCAGGCGTCGTTCGGCGATGTCCTCGCCGGCGGCCCGGGCGGGGGCGGCGGCTCCGAGGACGGCGCCGGCGCCCAGCAGGGCGCTGCTCGTCAGTAGGCTGCGGCGTGTGTGCAGGTGCGACATATCCGGTTCTTCGGCCGGTGCCTCCTCCACCTTGAACGGTGGGGCGGGCCCGGCTACGGCGAGCGGCCGGCCCCGGCGGAACGAATGGTGGCGGCTGCACGCCTGAACACCTGGACGGTCCGTGCGGCGGCACCGGCGGCCGTGGGGCGTCGACGTGCCGATCGGCGGCGGGGCTCAGACCGGATCCGTCTCCTTCGTGCCGGGCAGCGGCTGTTCGGCCCAGATCGTCTTGCCCGTGCCGGTGTAGCGGGTCCCCCAGCGCTCGGTGAGACTGGCGACGAGCAGGAGGCCGCGGCCGCCCTCGTCGAAGATGCGGGCGCGTCGCAGATGGGGGGCGGTGCTGCTGCCGTCGAAGACCTCGCAGATGAGCGCGGTGTCCCGGATGAGGCGGAGCCGGATCGGATCGCCGCCGTAGCGGATGGCGTTGGTGACCAGTTCGCTGACGACGAGTTCCGTGGTGAACACGGCGTCGTCCAGGCCCCATGCCGTGAGCTGCGCGGAGGCGCGTTTGCGGGCGGTGGACACGACGGCCGGGTCGGCAGCCAGGTCCCACGAGGCGTAGTGGCCTGCGTCCAGACGATGTGTGCGCGCCAGAAGCAGGGCAACGTCGTCGTTCGGCTGCTCGGGAACCAGGGCGTCCATGACGGTGTCACAGGCCTCTTCCAGGGAGTGCGCGGGGTGGCAGAGCAGCTCGCGCAGCTCGGCGAGGGAGGTGTCGATGCCCCTGCCGGCCGTCTCGATCAGTCCGTCGGTGTAGAGAGCCAGCCGGCTGCCCTCGGGCAGTTCGAACTCGGCCGCCTCGAAGGCCACGCCGCCCACTCCGAGCGGGGGGCCCGAGGGCAGCCGCAGCTGTTCGACGGTGCCGTCGGGGCGGACCAGCATGGGCTCGGGGTGGCCGGCCCGCGCCATCACGCAGTGTCCGGTGGCCGGGTCGTACACGGCGTAGAGGCACGTCGCACCGGCGACCATCGCGCCGTCGGCGCTGTCCGCCGGCTGCTCGCGGTCGAGCGTCAGGACCAGATCGTCGAGCTGCGTGAGCAGTTCCTCGGGGGCGAGGTCGACGTCGGCGAGGGTACGCACGGCGGTGCGGAGCCTGCCCATGGTCGCCGAGGCGTGGAGCCCGTG includes:
- a CDS encoding alpha/beta hydrolase, with amino-acid sequence MSHLHTRRSLLTSSALLGAGAVLGAAAPARAAGEDIAERRLDERLVELTFESPALGGPSTVALLTPRGWDRRRPGDRWPALYLLAGGDGDHTTWTTLFKVQELAELRDVLVVMPGMPLFGFWTDWWNHGKGGAPRVRTYFLREVVPLVERDYGAGPSRAAAGESQGGFGALGIAARVSGLFGAVAAFGAPVHPVRHPEMWLSGAKYVGVDGYAVFGDPWEQWKTWIDWDPYHHAGGLRRTPVYLASGDGKPGPLDGDEPDPHIPGTEKWVALADDGVTSVTEAVCGEETRMLDDRLTTLGAPVTTHIYPGGHSGTYGYRELRHALPMLTAALRR